The Peribacillus sp. FSL E2-0218 genome contains a region encoding:
- a CDS encoding carbohydrate kinase: MSGNNLVVCVGELLIDFFCMDIDVDLKAGSSFVKRAGGAPANVTAAIAKLGGNAALVGKVGSDPFGTFLIDVMKEVKVDTALVTRDDQVQTTMAFVSLQANGERDFVFFRGADEQLNIGELNLEKVMAAKVLHFGSATAMLGGTALITYLNLMKIAKEKGIFLSFDPNFRANLWEGRENEFVELTKRAISKADLVKVSEEELKLISGLNDVKAGVLSLHQLGAKMITVTLGENGTFVSNGDEQSIISSIPVKSIDSTGAGDAFIGALLYQISNEENLSIFLNDYNKQKEMVTFANKVGALTCTKIGAISALPTLDEVVMKK, translated from the coding sequence ATGAGCGGAAATAATCTAGTCGTTTGTGTGGGGGAATTATTGATCGATTTCTTTTGCATGGATATCGATGTGGACTTAAAGGCCGGTTCAAGCTTCGTTAAGCGAGCAGGGGGTGCTCCAGCGAATGTGACAGCTGCCATTGCAAAGTTAGGTGGAAATGCTGCATTAGTAGGTAAAGTAGGGAGTGATCCATTTGGCACATTCCTTATTGATGTGATGAAAGAAGTGAAAGTTGATACTGCGCTGGTTACAAGAGATGACCAGGTTCAAACTACGATGGCATTCGTCTCTCTTCAAGCTAATGGTGAAAGAGATTTTGTCTTTTTCCGTGGAGCGGATGAACAATTAAATATAGGTGAGCTGAATCTTGAAAAAGTAATGGCCGCAAAAGTATTACATTTTGGATCTGCTACAGCCATGCTTGGAGGTACAGCACTCATAACGTATTTGAACCTGATGAAGATCGCAAAAGAGAAAGGTATCTTTCTCTCATTTGATCCAAACTTCAGGGCAAATCTTTGGGAGGGCAGAGAAAATGAGTTCGTAGAATTAACAAAACGAGCCATCTCTAAGGCCGATCTAGTAAAAGTCAGTGAAGAAGAATTAAAACTTATATCCGGACTAAACGATGTAAAAGCTGGGGTGTTATCCTTGCATCAGTTAGGTGCAAAAATGATTACCGTAACATTAGGTGAAAATGGAACGTTTGTTTCAAACGGTGATGAGCAATCCATCATCTCAAGTATCCCTGTAAAGTCCATTGATTCAACAGGAGCAGGCGATGCTTTTATCGGAGCATTGTTATACCAGATTTCCAACGAAGAAAATTTATCCATTTTTCTAAATGATTACAATAAGCAAAAAGAAATGGTGACCTTTGCAAACAAAGTTGGTGCCTTGACGTGTACGAAAATTGGAGCAATTTCTGCATTGCCGACTCTTGATGAAGTAGTAATGAAAAAATAG
- a CDS encoding metal-sensitive transcriptional regulator: MDELVNGPDSLNEQECCTTISNGRKSHHSDAVKKNLTTRLNRIEGQIRGIKGLIEKDTYCDDVITQIAATQSAMNSVAKILLEGHLKNCVVDRLNEGDTEVIDEVLVTIQKLMKK, encoded by the coding sequence ATGGATGAATTGGTAAATGGGCCAGATTCACTAAATGAACAAGAATGCTGTACGACAATTTCCAACGGCCGTAAAAGTCATCACTCAGATGCAGTAAAAAAGAATTTAACGACCCGCTTAAATCGTATCGAGGGGCAAATTCGCGGTATTAAGGGTCTGATTGAAAAAGATACGTATTGTGATGATGTGATAACTCAGATAGCGGCCACTCAAAGCGCGATGAATAGTGTCGCCAAGATTTTGTTGGAGGGGCATCTAAAAAATTGTGTCGTGGATCGGCTGAATGAAGGAGATACAGAGGTCATAGATGAAGTCCTAGTTACGATACAAAAATTAATGAAAAAATAA
- the copZ gene encoding copper chaperone CopZ, with translation MENVTLNVSGMSCGHCVSAVEGNVGKLAGVESVKVHLESGKVDVTFENGKVSLEKIKETIDDQGYDVE, from the coding sequence ATGGAAAATGTAACATTGAATGTTAGTGGAATGTCTTGTGGGCATTGTGTCAGCGCAGTGGAAGGGAATGTAGGAAAACTGGCAGGTGTGGAAAGTGTGAAGGTGCACTTGGAATCCGGTAAAGTGGATGTAACGTTCGAGAATGGAAAAGTATCACTCGAAAAAATTAAAGAAACGATTGATGATCAGGGGTATGATGTCGAGTAA
- a CDS encoding heavy metal translocating P-type ATPase, whose product MGDPIKETSMQISGMTCAACANRIEKGLNRLEGVKEATVNLALEKSVIKYDASIVSDSDIEMKIQDLGYDVVKEKREFTITGMTCAACATRIEKGVNKLGGVSKANVNLALESATVEYTPSEITPADIIQKVEKLGYGAIIKEDNRESIDFRQKEIQKQKNTFIFSIILSFPLLWAMVSHFRLTSFIYMPDFLMNPWVQMAFATPVQFIIGKQFYVGAYKALKNKSANMDVLVAMGTSAAYFYSVYQAIISVGSHHHTAQLYFETSSILITLILLGKLFEAKAKGRSSEAIKKLMGLQAKTALVLRNGEEREIPLEEVLVGDLVLVKPGEKIPVDGEVVEGNSAVDESMLTGESIPVDKTIGANVIGSTLNKNGHLKMRATKIGKDTALSQIIKVVEDAQGSKAPIQRLADKISGVFVPIVVGIALLTFLVWIIWVNPGVFTPAFEAMIAVLVIACPCALGLATPTSIMAGSGRAAEFGILFKAGEHLETTHHIGTVILDKTGTVTNGTPMLTDVIVANGMEEEEFLSLIASAEKQSEHPLAQAIVQGIQARKIVLSDVEEFEAIPGYGVKAIVKQNGLLVGTRKLMMQNNVDIASAEAVMEEFEAQGKTAMLASIEGNYAGIIAVADTIKETSLDAIARLKAMDIEVIMITGDNQRTAIAIGNQVGIGKVIAEVLPEGKAEEVKKLQDSGKKVAMVGDGINDAPALALADIGMAIGTGTDIAMEAADITLIRGDLNSIADAMLMSRKTMRNIKQNLFWAFAYNVIGIPIAAIGLLAPWLAGAAMAFSSVSVVLNALRLQRVKL is encoded by the coding sequence ATGGGCGATCCCATAAAAGAAACAAGTATGCAAATTTCAGGGATGACTTGCGCTGCTTGTGCTAACCGAATTGAAAAAGGGTTAAACAGGCTGGAAGGCGTCAAAGAAGCTACCGTTAATTTGGCTTTGGAGAAGTCAGTCATTAAATACGACGCTTCAATAGTTAGTGATTCCGATATTGAAATGAAAATTCAAGATCTTGGCTACGATGTCGTAAAAGAGAAAAGGGAATTCACGATTACAGGCATGACTTGTGCTGCCTGTGCAACCCGAATTGAAAAAGGGGTAAATAAATTGGGCGGCGTGAGCAAGGCCAATGTGAATCTGGCGCTCGAAAGTGCAACCGTCGAATATACACCTTCCGAAATCACTCCGGCTGATATCATACAAAAAGTCGAAAAGCTAGGGTATGGAGCGATCATCAAGGAAGATAATAGGGAATCCATTGATTTCCGCCAAAAGGAAATTCAAAAGCAAAAGAATACATTCATCTTTTCCATCATTTTATCGTTTCCGTTGTTATGGGCGATGGTGAGTCATTTCAGGCTCACTTCGTTTATCTATATGCCTGATTTCCTCATGAATCCTTGGGTGCAAATGGCATTCGCCACACCTGTGCAATTCATCATAGGAAAGCAGTTTTATGTAGGGGCGTATAAGGCCTTGAAAAATAAAAGTGCCAATATGGATGTTTTAGTCGCAATGGGTACATCGGCTGCTTATTTTTACAGTGTCTATCAAGCCATCATTTCGGTTGGCTCCCATCACCATACGGCACAGCTTTATTTCGAAACAAGTTCCATTCTGATTACCCTCATTTTATTAGGGAAGCTTTTCGAAGCAAAAGCAAAAGGGCGTTCTTCCGAGGCAATCAAAAAGTTGATGGGTCTCCAGGCAAAGACAGCCTTGGTGCTAAGGAATGGAGAGGAGCGGGAAATCCCCCTTGAAGAAGTACTCGTAGGTGATCTCGTTTTGGTGAAGCCAGGTGAAAAAATCCCTGTAGATGGGGAAGTGGTCGAAGGGAACTCAGCCGTCGATGAGTCCATGTTAACGGGAGAAAGCATTCCAGTCGATAAAACGATCGGTGCTAATGTGATTGGTTCTACTTTGAATAAAAATGGTCATCTGAAAATGAGAGCAACAAAGATAGGCAAGGATACAGCCCTTTCCCAAATCATTAAAGTCGTTGAAGATGCTCAAGGTTCGAAAGCTCCCATTCAGAGGCTTGCTGACAAAATTTCCGGAGTGTTTGTTCCTATCGTTGTCGGAATCGCCCTTTTAACTTTCCTCGTTTGGATCATTTGGGTGAATCCTGGCGTCTTTACACCAGCTTTTGAAGCCATGATTGCGGTGCTCGTCATAGCCTGTCCCTGTGCTTTAGGTTTGGCAACGCCAACTTCCATCATGGCAGGATCGGGGCGGGCTGCAGAATTCGGAATCCTCTTCAAAGCAGGGGAGCATCTGGAAACGACGCATCATATCGGTACGGTCATTTTGGATAAGACGGGTACGGTAACGAATGGAACCCCGATGCTGACCGATGTCATTGTCGCGAATGGCATGGAGGAAGAAGAATTCCTCTCTCTAATCGCCTCAGCTGAAAAGCAATCTGAACATCCACTTGCCCAAGCAATCGTCCAAGGAATTCAAGCAAGAAAGATAGTACTTTCCGACGTTGAAGAGTTTGAAGCGATACCTGGTTATGGGGTGAAAGCGATCGTGAAGCAAAATGGGCTATTGGTTGGAACGAGGAAACTGATGATGCAAAATAATGTCGATATCGCTTCGGCGGAAGCAGTGATGGAAGAATTTGAAGCGCAAGGAAAAACAGCCATGCTTGCTAGCATTGAAGGAAACTATGCAGGGATCATTGCAGTTGCGGATACGATCAAGGAAACTTCGCTGGATGCGATTGCCAGGTTAAAAGCGATGGATATCGAGGTCATCATGATAACCGGCGATAATCAAAGGACAGCTATTGCCATCGGCAATCAAGTGGGCATCGGCAAAGTGATTGCCGAAGTCCTTCCTGAAGGGAAGGCGGAAGAGGTGAAAAAACTCCAGGACTCCGGTAAAAAGGTCGCGATGGTCGGTGATGGCATAAATGATGCACCCGCGCTTGCGTTGGCTGATATCGGCATGGCTATCGGAACCGGCACGGACATAGCCATGGAGGCAGCGGACATCACGTTGATCCGCGGTGATTTAAACAGTATTGCTGATGCAATGCTCATGAGCAGGAAAACGATGCGGAATATTAAACAAAACCTGTTCTGGGCCTTTGCCTATAACGTAATCGGGATACCAATCGCGGCAATTGGGCTGCTTGCCCCTTGGTTAGCGGGAGCTGCGATGGCCTTCAGTTCCGTATCAGTCGTTCTGAATGCGCTTCGCCTTCAAAGAGTGAAGCTCTAA
- a CDS encoding IS1182 family transposase produces MLSKHDSIQRDQLEMITLDQLVPPNHLVRKMEAAIDFTFIYDLVKDMYSEVGRPSIDPVILVKLTFIQYTFGIRSMRKTIEEVETNMAYRWFLGYGFHDKVPHFSTFGKNYERRFKDTDLFEQIFCRILMTAANKKLISVEHVFVDSTHVKASANKRKFEKKIVRKETRAYQGRLQEEINQDRENHGKKPFPPDKFDKEETKAIKESTTDPESGYYVKDERTKQFAYSFHAAADGNGFVLGTIVTPGNTHDSHILEPLVEQVIEKVGKPEAVAADAAYKTPAITSYLFNKEITPALPYTRPRTKEGFFRKHDYVYDEHFDCYLCPSGETLKYSTTNKEGYREYKSPKQICATCSFLSRCTESKDHQKVVTRHIWQAYVEEADHLRHHQEVKPIYAKRKETIERVFADAKEKHGMRWTTLRGLKKLSMQAMLTFAAMNVKKMATWTWQGPKTA; encoded by the coding sequence ATGCTTTCTAAACATGATTCTATTCAGCGAGATCAACTTGAAATGATTACTTTAGATCAACTGGTGCCACCGAACCATTTGGTTCGTAAAATGGAGGCTGCCATTGACTTCACTTTCATTTATGACTTGGTGAAAGATATGTACTCAGAGGTAGGACGCCCAAGTATTGATCCAGTTATTTTAGTTAAACTGACTTTCATTCAATATACCTTCGGTATTCGTTCCATGCGTAAAACGATTGAAGAAGTTGAAACCAATATGGCTTACCGTTGGTTCTTAGGCTATGGTTTCCATGATAAAGTACCTCATTTCTCTACGTTCGGAAAAAATTATGAGCGACGCTTTAAAGATACAGACCTGTTTGAACAGATTTTCTGTCGCATTTTAATGACAGCTGCTAATAAAAAGTTAATAAGTGTAGAACACGTTTTCGTGGATTCCACACATGTGAAAGCCAGTGCGAATAAACGGAAATTTGAAAAGAAAATCGTTCGTAAAGAAACACGAGCGTATCAAGGACGTCTTCAAGAAGAAATCAATCAAGATCGTGAAAACCATGGAAAGAAGCCTTTTCCACCAGATAAATTTGATAAGGAAGAAACCAAAGCAATTAAAGAAAGTACTACGGATCCTGAGAGTGGCTACTATGTGAAAGATGAACGAACAAAACAGTTTGCCTATTCATTCCATGCGGCCGCAGACGGCAACGGTTTTGTATTGGGAACGATTGTAACACCTGGTAATACACATGACAGTCATATTTTGGAGCCACTTGTTGAGCAAGTGATTGAGAAAGTTGGAAAACCAGAAGCAGTTGCCGCAGATGCAGCTTATAAAACACCAGCGATTACAAGCTACCTATTTAACAAAGAAATCACACCTGCTTTACCCTATACACGTCCTCGTACAAAAGAAGGATTCTTTCGCAAACATGACTATGTTTACGATGAACACTTTGATTGTTACCTTTGCCCTTCGGGAGAAACTTTAAAGTACTCAACAACAAATAAAGAGGGCTATCGCGAGTACAAATCGCCCAAACAAATTTGTGCAACATGCTCATTTTTATCACGGTGTACGGAAAGCAAAGACCATCAAAAAGTAGTGACACGGCATATCTGGCAAGCATATGTGGAAGAAGCAGATCATCTGCGTCATCATCAAGAGGTAAAACCTATATATGCGAAACGCAAAGAAACGATTGAGCGTGTATTCGCAGATGCAAAAGAAAAGCATGGTATGCGTTGGACTACTTTAAGGGGACTTAAAAAATTGTCGATGCAGGCGATGCTTACTTTCGCTGCCATGAATGTAAAGAAGATGGCCACTTGGACATGGCAAGGTCCTAAAACGGCTTAA
- a CDS encoding helix-turn-helix domain-containing protein codes for MVNKAEVLMHPVRMKISQVLMRNKEHGMTPLEMVKIIEDVPQATLYRHIQAMLDAGIIRVINEKKVKSVSEKYYALNEMEATIKAEEWKKASAAKKLDYVSLYQLSILTQYQNYLKQVKEQKGEEDGATFSMVELKLAEDHFMQFQTELNELMTKYYHASGKEKDAPVRTIAVTIIPES; via the coding sequence ATGGTCAATAAAGCTGAAGTTTTAATGCATCCGGTACGAATGAAGATTTCACAGGTTCTGATGAGAAACAAAGAACATGGCATGACTCCCCTGGAAATGGTAAAAATCATCGAAGATGTACCTCAAGCAACTTTATATAGACATATACAAGCTATGTTGGATGCTGGGATCATTCGCGTCATTAACGAAAAAAAAGTAAAATCCGTATCCGAAAAATATTACGCTTTAAATGAAATGGAAGCGACAATCAAAGCAGAAGAATGGAAAAAAGCCTCAGCTGCAAAGAAGCTTGATTATGTTTCCCTTTATCAGTTATCAATTTTGACGCAATATCAAAATTATCTAAAGCAAGTGAAAGAACAAAAAGGCGAGGAAGATGGTGCAACATTCTCTATGGTGGAATTAAAGCTCGCTGAGGATCACTTTATGCAATTTCAAACTGAATTAAATGAATTGATGACAAAATACTACCATGCCTCTGGAAAAGAAAAAGATGCTCCTGTTCGGACAATTGCCGTTACCATTATCCCAGAAAGTTAA
- a CDS encoding PLD nuclease N-terminal domain-containing protein — protein sequence MEMHYGFNDLMNIDIFAFLPVILPFMAAAFLLVFIAWIDLYRHRKKRDNLLIWTAVILFVSTIGPILYLVIGRKERDRL from the coding sequence ATGGAGATGCACTATGGTTTTAATGATTTGATGAATATCGATATATTCGCCTTCCTCCCCGTGATATTGCCATTTATGGCTGCGGCTTTCCTGTTGGTTTTCATTGCATGGATTGATTTGTACCGACATAGAAAAAAGAGGGATAACCTCCTCATTTGGACCGCTGTCATCCTTTTTGTCAGTACGATTGGCCCAATTCTATATCTTGTAATCGGCAGAAAGGAGCGCGATAGATTATGA
- a CDS encoding ABC transporter ATP-binding protein: MKLEIRNVTKAFNGKIAVDDFSMDVEAGSCVGLIGPNGAGKSSLIKVISNVMDSDRGEVMLDGQDISKMKSQIGYLPQYPNFYNWMTATETLTFMGRLSGLQKRGLTRTIPGLLAKVGLCGEGDSKIGTFSGGMKQRLGIAQALLHSPALIVMDEPVSALDPIGRREVLNLIGKIKKETTILLSTHILSDAEEICERFAIMKNGRKIEDATITNLLSHNWKNKLCVKITAKDHRWINIVKKLPYVKEVEVIGSEVNIKVANIEENKSRILKNALENEVDIIKFETKSDTLEDIFHKLVVMK; this comes from the coding sequence ATGAAACTTGAAATCCGGAATGTGACAAAAGCATTTAATGGAAAAATCGCTGTAGATGATTTCTCGATGGATGTCGAAGCTGGATCATGTGTCGGCTTGATCGGACCGAACGGTGCGGGGAAATCCAGCTTAATAAAAGTGATCTCGAATGTCATGGACTCAGACCGAGGCGAAGTTATGCTGGATGGACAGGACATATCGAAAATGAAAAGCCAAATTGGCTACCTGCCGCAGTATCCAAATTTTTATAATTGGATGACAGCAACAGAAACGCTTACGTTCATGGGGAGACTTTCTGGATTGCAAAAACGGGGTTTAACACGAACCATACCAGGACTTTTAGCAAAGGTGGGTCTGTGCGGTGAAGGGGATTCCAAGATTGGCACATTTTCAGGCGGCATGAAACAAAGACTTGGCATTGCTCAAGCGTTGCTGCATAGTCCTGCACTAATTGTCATGGATGAACCGGTTTCCGCATTAGATCCCATTGGCCGCAGGGAAGTGTTGAACCTGATTGGGAAAATAAAAAAAGAAACGACGATTTTATTATCAACCCACATTTTGAGCGATGCGGAAGAAATATGCGAAAGGTTTGCCATCATGAAAAATGGCAGGAAGATAGAAGATGCCACGATTACTAATCTATTAAGCCATAATTGGAAAAATAAGCTTTGCGTGAAAATAACAGCGAAGGATCATAGATGGATTAACATTGTAAAAAAATTGCCTTATGTGAAGGAAGTGGAGGTCATTGGATCTGAGGTCAATATAAAAGTGGCAAACATTGAAGAAAACAAATCCCGAATTTTGAAAAACGCGCTTGAAAATGAAGTGGATATAATCAAATTCGAAACGAAAAGCGATACTTTAGAAGATATCTTTCATAAGTTGGTGGTCATGAAATGA
- a CDS encoding FtsW/RodA/SpoVE family cell cycle protein produces MNKRKSYFDSNLALLIVILMIFSSVSLYSAQKYAQLNVDYFQQQIVWFVISGVMVLIIFYFDFESIMKLTPYIYSFGILLLLFVLLGPETIAPVRKGAKSWIEIPGLGSIQPSEFMKIFLILMLSHILTKHIEKFPVGDIRFDIKLLCKMGLLAALPIGLTLLQNDFGTSLVMAVITMGIVLVSGINWKMIASVVTVVVAFICSLVITFLYDPNLLLGLLDGYQLDRINSWLDPFGHGQGIGYQLKQSILAIGSGMTDGKGFNQSDVYIPEAHTDFIFTIVAEEFGFIGASLLISLYFFIIYKIVATALNSSFFESFICVGVISFLTFHIFQNIGMVIGLIPITGIPLPLMSYGGSSVMATMMGLGLVLNVSLKKKDYMFSNE; encoded by the coding sequence GTGAATAAACGAAAAAGTTATTTTGATTCCAATCTGGCTCTGTTAATTGTCATATTGATGATTTTCAGCAGCGTTAGTTTATACAGCGCGCAAAAATATGCACAGCTCAATGTAGATTACTTCCAACAGCAAATCGTATGGTTTGTCATAAGTGGTGTGATGGTCCTGATCATTTTTTATTTTGATTTTGAATCTATCATGAAATTGACCCCATATATCTATTCATTCGGCATTTTGCTTCTATTGTTCGTCTTATTAGGCCCCGAAACGATTGCCCCGGTCAGGAAGGGGGCGAAATCTTGGATCGAAATTCCTGGATTGGGTTCGATACAACCATCTGAGTTCATGAAAATATTTTTAATATTGATGCTGTCCCATATCCTGACTAAACATATTGAAAAGTTTCCAGTAGGGGATATAAGATTCGATATTAAGCTATTGTGCAAGATGGGGTTGCTGGCTGCTCTTCCTATTGGCCTAACCCTGTTGCAAAACGACTTTGGTACTTCATTGGTAATGGCCGTCATCACCATGGGGATTGTCCTCGTATCGGGAATCAATTGGAAGATGATCGCATCCGTGGTTACGGTAGTTGTCGCTTTTATATGTTCCCTAGTAATTACGTTTTTGTATGATCCTAACCTATTATTGGGCTTATTGGATGGCTATCAATTGGATAGGATCAATTCCTGGCTCGATCCATTTGGACATGGCCAGGGAATCGGATACCAATTGAAGCAATCGATATTGGCAATCGGTTCCGGCATGACCGACGGGAAAGGCTTCAACCAAAGCGATGTCTACATACCTGAGGCACATACCGATTTCATATTTACGATAGTTGCCGAGGAGTTTGGGTTCATTGGGGCGAGTTTGCTGATATCCCTTTATTTCTTCATTATTTATAAAATCGTTGCGACAGCTCTGAATTCCTCTTTTTTCGAATCCTTCATTTGTGTAGGGGTCATCTCCTTCTTGACCTTTCACATCTTTCAAAATATTGGAATGGTCATCGGGCTGATTCCCATCACGGGAATTCCGCTTCCGTTGATGAGCTATGGAGGCAGTTCGGTAATGGCTACGATGATGGGGCTTGGACTCGTATTGAATGTTTCATTGAAGAAGAAGGATTACATGTTTTCAAATGAGTGA
- a CDS encoding TetR/AcrR family transcriptional regulator, with product MTKIDETRDLIIKTSLALFNKKGYSQTSIQDIMSESGLPKGAIYRRFENKNEIALAAFDYAGGIIWSHFFESTKSKGTATEKLIAMCHVYQDAVHNPPIEGGCPLLNTAIESDFGFQELHEKASEAYNQTLLFIQSVIEEGIRSKEFRQDVNSYSLASFLFSTIEGAVMASRLSLNNDHIFHSIEQVEVLLKHYKNGR from the coding sequence ATGACGAAGATTGATGAGACACGGGATCTTATTATTAAGACCTCCTTGGCTTTGTTTAATAAAAAAGGTTATAGTCAAACATCTATTCAGGATATTATGAGTGAATCGGGCCTACCCAAAGGGGCAATCTACAGAAGGTTTGAAAATAAAAATGAAATCGCTCTTGCTGCTTTTGATTACGCTGGAGGTATTATTTGGAGTCATTTCTTTGAGTCTACCAAGTCTAAGGGAACAGCAACAGAGAAATTAATTGCTATGTGCCATGTCTATCAGGATGCTGTTCATAATCCGCCTATTGAGGGAGGTTGCCCTTTACTGAATACAGCCATTGAAAGCGATTTTGGTTTCCAGGAGCTTCATGAGAAAGCTTCGGAAGCTTATAATCAAACATTACTTTTTATTCAATCTGTCATTGAAGAGGGGATTAGAAGTAAAGAATTTCGTCAAGACGTTAATTCTTATTCACTTGCTTCCTTTCTGTTTTCAACAATTGAAGGTGCAGTGATGGCAAGCCGTTTATCACTCAATAATGATCACATATTCCACAGTATTGAACAAGTTGAAGTATTGTTGAAGCATTACAAGAATGGAAGGTAG
- a CDS encoding DJ-1/PfpI family protein: MMHIQVVLFDGFDLLDAIAPYEVFTAAAMFTNQELTVELVTAEGKRMVKSGINDLLIPASGKLDVTRGGIILVPGASGSVYGGGADSVPAKLKRATETELSNMLKYALNTSDTLVSTVCGGSLILAMNGLLVGRHAVTHHMGMELLHATDAIPINARIVDDGNLVTGGGVTSGIDVALYLIERELGPRIAHAVEQLFEYERRGTVWKAVGNTPKEEKEIEVTIVAPPPPSMKGGLDNTFVGEWDTTLSTPIGKLSVLLNLFSEDGRFYGTAKQGDDVATLENLIIEGDRLQWSMLSTKPMRLNLKFSVSVNGDSMSGEAKAGRLPSSKLVGHRVL, translated from the coding sequence TTGATGCATATCCAAGTTGTGTTATTTGATGGTTTTGATCTACTAGATGCAATTGCTCCTTATGAAGTTTTTACTGCTGCGGCGATGTTTACCAATCAAGAGTTAACAGTGGAACTGGTAACAGCAGAAGGAAAACGCATGGTGAAAAGTGGTATTAATGACTTGCTGATTCCAGCGAGCGGTAAGCTTGACGTAACTCGTGGCGGAATCATCCTTGTGCCTGGCGCTTCCGGATCAGTTTATGGGGGTGGAGCCGATTCAGTGCCTGCAAAGTTAAAGAGGGCGACGGAGACGGAATTAAGTAACATGTTAAAATATGCTTTGAATACTTCAGACACACTTGTGTCCACAGTCTGTGGAGGTTCTCTCATTCTAGCAATGAACGGTTTATTAGTCGGTCGCCATGCCGTAACGCATCATATGGGAATGGAATTATTACATGCGACGGATGCAATTCCTATCAATGCACGAATTGTAGATGACGGAAATTTAGTAACTGGCGGTGGTGTTACTTCGGGAATCGATGTGGCCCTTTATCTGATTGAACGAGAATTAGGTCCTCGTATTGCGCATGCAGTTGAACAATTATTCGAATATGAACGTAGAGGGACAGTGTGGAAAGCAGTAGGAAATACACCAAAAGAAGAAAAAGAAATTGAAGTAACAATCGTCGCGCCTCCCCCCCCATCTATGAAAGGTGGATTGGATAATACTTTCGTAGGGGAATGGGACACGACTCTTTCAACACCGATTGGTAAGCTATCAGTACTTTTGAATCTATTTTCTGAAGATGGACGATTCTACGGGACCGCTAAGCAAGGGGACGATGTCGCTACATTAGAGAATCTTATCATTGAAGGCGATCGATTACAATGGTCGATGTTGTCAACGAAGCCCATGCGTTTAAATTTGAAATTCTCTGTTTCGGTCAATGGAGACAGTATGTCTGGTGAAGCAAAAGCGGGAAGGCTGCCTTCATCAAAACTAGTGGGGCACCGTGTGTTATAG
- a CDS encoding DUF2306 domain-containing protein, protein MKDKVIRTIILIIPLMWVLHTLSKNFMVDPNFQGFLSKKDELLANESLWVIMIRIHIMLAIISLLTGPLGIIKSIRVKFLKFHRWNGRIYVLSIALNYIPGLYVSFFATGGWVSTVGFLILNTLWITTTLLGYSYIKKRQVLAHSKWMVRSFFLSFANMIIYIIVAISHNALSFSYDTSYTIAVWLCWMLNLSLAELLIRKKTV, encoded by the coding sequence TTGAAAGATAAAGTAATAAGGACGATCATATTAATTATTCCGTTAATGTGGGTACTCCATACTCTTTCGAAAAACTTTATGGTCGATCCCAATTTTCAAGGGTTTCTGTCAAAAAAAGACGAGCTACTGGCAAATGAATCGTTGTGGGTGATTATGATTCGTATTCACATTATGTTAGCCATCATCTCGCTTTTAACCGGTCCACTTGGAATCATTAAGTCAATTCGGGTCAAGTTTTTAAAATTTCATCGGTGGAATGGCCGTATTTATGTTTTATCAATTGCCTTAAATTACATTCCTGGATTGTATGTGTCATTCTTTGCAACGGGAGGTTGGGTAAGTACTGTAGGCTTTCTCATTTTAAACACTCTATGGATAACCACAACACTACTTGGCTATTCGTATATTAAGAAGAGGCAAGTACTTGCCCACAGCAAGTGGATGGTTAGAAGCTTTTTTCTTTCCTTTGCCAACATGATAATTTATATAATCGTCGCGATTTCCCACAATGCACTAAGCTTTTCTTACGACACTTCATACACGATAGCAGTTTGGCTTTGCTGGATGCTTAATCTTTCGTTAGCGGAGTTGTTAATCAGAAAGAAGACAGTTTAG